From Pseudomonas fluorescens:
GACAGGGTCAGCAGGGTTTGCTTGGACGCGTTCACACCCGCCGCGTTGAGCTGTTTGTAGAACGCCACGTTGGAACCGCCCACCACTGCGGCAAAGACCACATCCGGTTTTTTCAGCTTGACCTTGTTGATCAGCGAGCCGAACTGGGTGTTGCCCAGCGGGTAGTAGTCTTCGCCGACCACGGTACCGTGCAGCACATTTTCAATGTGCTTGCGCGCGATCTTCATCGACGTGCGCGGCCAGATGTAGTCGGAGCCGACCAGGTAGAACGTTTTGGCGCCCTTGGTCTTGGCGATCCAGTCGAGGCTGGCGAGGATTTGCTGGGTGGCTTCCTGCCCGGTGTAGATCACGTTTTTCGACTGTTCCAGGCCCTCGTAGAAGGTCGGGTAGTAGAGCAAGCCATTTTCTTTCTCGAAGATCGGCAGCACCGCTTTACGCGAGGCCGAGGTCCAGCAACCGAACACCGCAGCCACCTTGTCGTTGACCAGCAGTTTCTTGGCTTTTTCAGCGAAGGTCGGCCAGTCGGACGCGCCGTCTTCCTGGATCACTTTGATCTGCCGTCCCAGAATCCCGCCCGAGGCGTTGATCTGCTCGATGGCCAGGCGCTCGGCCTGGATCGAGCCAGTCTCGGAAATCGCCATGGTGCCGGTGGCCGAGTGCAACTGGCCGACAGTGACTTCGG
This genomic window contains:
- the urtA gene encoding urea ABC transporter substrate-binding protein — encoded protein: MEPRLIRSKPLLALSLLAAALFSQGVLADNEGLAVTPTEVTVGQLHSATGTMAISETGSIQAERLAIEQINASGGILGRQIKVIQEDGASDWPTFAEKAKKLLVNDKVAAVFGCWTSASRKAVLPIFEKENGLLYYPTFYEGLEQSKNVIYTGQEATQQILASLDWIAKTKGAKTFYLVGSDYIWPRTSMKIARKHIENVLHGTVVGEDYYPLGNTQFGSLINKVKLKKPDVVFAAVVGGSNVAFYKQLNAAGVNASKQTLLTLSVTEDELLGIGGENMAGFYASMKYFQSLDNPNNKAFVEAFKAKYGKDAVIGDVTQAAYLGPWLWKAAVEKAGSFDVDKVVAASPGIELKTAPEGYVKIHENHHLWSKSRIGEVQPNGQFKVIYESDLIEPNPFPKGYQ